The following proteins are encoded in a genomic region of Gossypium hirsutum isolate 1008001.06 chromosome D05, Gossypium_hirsutum_v2.1, whole genome shotgun sequence:
- the LOC107914047 gene encoding sucrose transport protein SUC8: MHFTCCFHHPNIPVSESTAKKQAMESGEPSKKSSFQLQNQPPPRPFSIKSIIFVASIAAGIQFGWALQLSLLTPYVQLLGIPHKWASLIWLCGPISGMLVQPIVGYHSDRCTSRFGRRRPFIAAGAVLVATAVVLIGFAADLGYLFGDNLATETKPRAIVVFVIGFWILDVANNMLQGPCRALLADISGNSQKKTRTANAFFSFFMAVGNVLGFAAGSYTHLHNIFPFTTTKACDVYCANLKSCFFFSILLLLTLTTIALTNVHEKPWSPEPGNAGNLGGGEIDDEEAAAAETAPVPFFGEIFGALKDLKRPMWILLAVTCLNWIAWFPFLLFDTDWMGREVYGGDSQGNILVLKLYNNGVHAGALGLMLNSVVLGFTSLGVELLARGVGGVNRLWGIVNFLLAVCLAMTVLVTKLAESSRRFITVDGVTVPLPPPAGVKAGALSLFAVLGVPLAITYSIPFAMASIFSSSSGAGQGLSLGVLNLAIVIPQILVSLGSGPFDAIFGGGNLPAFVLGAIAAAASGTFALTLLPSLPPDVPAAKTVTAGFH, translated from the exons ATGCATTTCACTTGTTGTTTCCATCACCCAAACATCCCAGTTTCAGAATCAACTGCTAAAAAACAAGCTATGGAGAGTGGTGAGCCTAGCAAGAAATCTTCTTTTCAGCTTCAGAATCAACCTCCTCCACGTCCTTTCTCTATAAAAAGTATCATCTTTGTGGCTTCCATTGCCGCCGGTATCCAATTCGGGTGGGCCTTGCAGTTATCCCTCCTTACGCCATACGTTCAACTCCTCGGTATCCCTCACAAATGGGCTTCTCTTATTTGGCTCTGTGGACCCATCTCTGGGATGCTAGTTCAACCCATCGTTGGTTACCACAGTGACCGTTGCACCTCCCGTTTCGGCCGTCGCCGCCCTTTTATAGCTGCGGGAGCAGTTCTGGTGGCTACTGCGGTGGTCCTTATAGGCTTCGCGGCTGACTTAGGTTATCTCTTTGGGGACAACCTGGCTACTGAGACGAAGCCGCGGGCCATTGTGGTGTTTGTGATAGGGTTTTGGATCCTAGATGTGGCTAACAACATGTTACAAGGTCCATGCAGAGCGTTACTGGCTGATATCTCCGGGAACAGCCAGAAGAAAACGCGGACGGCGAACGCCTTCTTTTCGTTTTTCATGGCGGTGGGGAACGTGCTCGGTTTCGCGGCCGGTTCCTACACCCACCTCCATAACATCTTCCCTTTCACCACCACGAAAGCTTGTGATGTTTACTGTGCGAATCTCAAAAGCTGTTTCTTTTTCTCAATTCTGCTTTTGCTGACGCTCACAACCATCGCTCTCACAAACGTGCATGAAAAGCCCTGGTCGCCGGAACCTGGAAATGCCGGTAACCTAGGTGGCGGTGAGATTGACGATGAGGAAGCAGCGGCAGCAGAGACGGCCCCGGTTCCCTTCTTTGGGGAAATATTCGGTGCACTTAAAGACTTGAAAAGACCTATGTGGATTCTCCTCGCGGTGACGTGTCTCAATTGGATTGCATGGTTCCCTTTCCTGTTGTTCGACACTGATTGGATGGGCAGAGAGGTGTACGGTGGGGATTCACAGGGAAACATCCTCGTATTGAAGCTGTACAATAATGGGGTACATGCAGGCGCGTTGGGGCTCATGTTGAACTCTGTGGTGTTGGGTTTCACGTCCCTTGGTGTGGAGCTCTTGGCGCGTGGAGTTGGAGGGGTCAATAGGCTTTGGGGGATTGTCAATTTCCTGCTTGCAGTTTGTTTAGCAATGACAGTTTTGGTGACCAAATTGGCTGAGTCAAGCCGACGGTTCATCACCGTGGACGGTGTCACAGTCCCTTTGCCGCCACCAGCAGGTGTCAAGGCCGGTGCATTATCTCTATTCGCAGTTCTGGGGGTACCCTTGGCT ATAACTTACAGCATCCCTTTTGCAATGGCATCTATATTCTCTAGTTCCTCTGGTGCAGGCCAAG GACTTTCTTTGGGAGTGCTGAATCTTGCTATAGTAATACCACAG ATATTGGTGTCACTGGGGAGTGGACCATTTGATGCAATATTTGGTGGTGGAAACCTTCCAGCATTTGTACTAGGAGCAATAGCAGCAGCTGCAAGTGGAACATTTGCCCTAACCTTGCTCCCATCTCTACCCCCTGATGTCCCTGCTGCCAAGACTGTAACTGCTGGCTTTCACTAA